ACAAAACCGCATCTCCGCTAATTGGTTTGTCTAGCTTCTCCTTATGGTTTTCCAAAACTTCCAAAGCAATTTTCGTTGGTCAGAATCTATAAAAAAgccaatcaataaaaaaattaagtagaaCCATTATCGGGcagcaatattttgtttaaaaaacgtgTTATCCAAATCGGTTCAGTTTTGGAAATAATCGGTCGATATACATGAAAAAAGGAACATAGAAATATATTGAATCATATAACCTTCTCATTTAAGAGGTCGGTTAAAAATACTGAGTggctgttaaaaataataattccatgAGGCGTTACAGAAGTTTCTTTTGAGGTTAAGTTATCTGTATTTTTAACACATTCGTATTTATGCACGATGCCATCAACGGGTATAGTCTTCCTGGTACCAGTGAGTATTTTTATGAGATAAATTTCAGTTATGTTGGTTAgcttatcaattaatttaaaacgaagcttcatcactaaaaagtgaaatgaaatgaaatgaaagaaattttatttccattataattacaatactattacaattagtatcaatatataaattgataattaatatacgaacaataaatcactaaaagtattatacatagcGTATGGAAATTAGcatacatgggcaagcagcctgtgcgtaggctagagtcgtatttTTAATACCTAGTATGTATATACAAACTTATATCCCAGGAATGTAGCACTGATATATCTCTACCCAAAGCTACTGCAGTCTCtattaaatacaatgttcatTGCCATCAGTGTATTCCAGTCCTTAGGTTAAGTCCAGTGTGTTCCTGTCAACAGgttatttttcaagtttacagCCGAAGGTGGGAATGAAGAATATTAATGAAGTACAGGTAtattaaatcaagaaaataaactcGATTCAATCGTTTATTTTGTGTTCTAACAAAATTTTAGACTTCTACCAATATCACGTACTCTGTTCTGTTAGTAAAGCGATTTTATAAGTGTACAACTGTGTGTCTTTTTAATATCTTGTGAATTAATCACAAATTTGAATGGTGGTTACACACACAATTTCTAGTAGACTACTGAATTGGTACTGTACTAAACTACAAAGCCTACTTCTTGACTAAAATATCAATTCTGGGCTCATCTAAACACTCCTAGTTCGATGTAACGCCTGCATTAATTCCGCGATTGATTTTCTACTAATAGTATGCTCACAGTGCTTTTAATTAAAGACCTTCTTAGAACCATTACGAGTTCCTAATTATCTAAAGAGTGAGACTATCTCCCCACGTTCTTCAATAACGATTGCACCTTGTATGTGTAATGATCCATgaaaagaaaacaacttttaatttacCTGAAGTTGACAACTTTGTGAATTGTcacttttataaacaaatgaaacagcattaatgtgtatattatataattctattCACTCtatttcataaaagtattttgttttacaacatataaaaaacgTGGTGTTGGCGTGTTTAATTAAAAAgagtttgtatttttaagaataacaaaGATTTGAGTTagcttatacatttatttacatttgtgtaAAACGGAAAACACTGACATAACCCCTGTTATAATCGGGCTAAAGCATATTTTGTGAAACGAGCTGAGCCTTTCATCAAGTTGACAGCTGCATGGCGCCGCGTGTTGTGGAGGGCGCTTTCATTTTCCGAATGAGATATTTCCCtctaaatataaacatgaaatcTCGTTTTCTCGAGTGTTGTGTCCTTTAGttcgtttaaaattatatctatccatttatatatactgtacatacatttatgttttgaactaaattaattatatactaagtatatactaaattattatgaactaaattaactaactaattatatactatttatttattcagttatatgCTAAACTTACAATCCGGCATGGAATGTAATGTAGCCGTGTTGACACagtgatgtattatttttaattatacatttattattttgtaatcggAATGATTCTACCACTACGTATAAATCATATTCATAGAAATGCGATTCTACAAAGTTTGAGATAGTTTATAAGTACTTAATTTTCTCACATTACTATACTCATCACATACTCCCTACAGGACATATTAAAGTATGTCAGCAGACTCCATTTTATGGTATAGGTATGGTATTGGTTAGTAgcgtttgtttatatttttcaacgtTTCAGTGCTGagcataaatgaattattatttcgttttgttacgaattaaaatttgatttctttgtttgtttttttgacgatggaaggattgtgaaggaaacaggattttccggccatctgccatcgttcagtgatacaaaaatcagtaacattacgtttcgagatcttcaatctgatctctttttcacgTATATAACTAACGTAACACATAATGACTAATATAttatgtacctgaagaagagatcagattgcagatctcgaaacgtagtgttactaatattttgtatcactgaacgatagcatatgtccggaaaatcctgtttccttcacaatttaattacatagaaatttgaatgaaaaataaaattacaactacAGAAGATGTACTGAAATatagtgaaatattatattaaatatcattcAAGCCATTAAATGGATTActccattttataattatttaatacacagTTTAATCTACGATGATGTACTTGTAGGCAAACTAGAAAAATCTTCGTAATAATACAACAATTATGAGTGCACTGTTGTGTAACCTGATTTCCTATCACCCTCCAGACCCAGTGACTGACCCCTAGCCTCTTACCCCCCAGTGACGTCACCATGGTAGAGACCGAGTAAGCGATGTGCTGTGTGCAGGCAGAGAGGGTGTTCCCTGCCTCGGACAGCGAGGAGAGTGAGGAGGGCCCCCCTCGTGGCCCCCTCACACGCACGTGCCCACCTCCCCGTGACCTTCCCCTCTGGGGAGGGTTTCTGCACGACCCCCCGCCATGCCGCCACCACATGCTTCCCGCTCGACGGTCCTTCTCCTCCTCCATCGTCGCAGAGCTGAGCGCAGTGGGTCCAGGACCAACGTTAGACTCCTCTTGCGAGTTTCTGGTAACTTGGTCCTCAAGGTCTTTTATGTTTTTCTGCAACTTTTATGTGGCAAATATGTGTTAGCCACTTTGACTTAAAGTGTGTTTAGATATGAACATGAAAATGAAGCATAATCAGTAGGCTTACAAATTTGAATATGATTTGTTGCAACACATAGTTAACACAATTAACATCTATTATACAGATTGTACGATATTTTGAcagttatatgttattaaaaatgtattacttgtcCATATGGAAACAAGaatgtactaataataaaataatataatatattgtgtaagATTATTTATTCTAATAGTTCTTTAGCCAGAAGAAACTCCTTCCAAATATTGTGTTCAAAATGAAATGCTAGAAGTAAAAAAACCACTacgaattaaaaaatgttgtaaaagctGTGTCCAGTACACCATAGATACAGATTCTCGTCAGCTGAAGCGCTCTTACTCACGCGCGCACTCGCATACACGCATATACACACGCGCGCGTGCGCACACACACACTTTGTCACCGTTATGGTTGGGCTGtcgcattattttatttagttaaatttaatcaagttaattttattaaatatgtaattttctgaacaaaattaacataaaatgaaatacttCAAGACATACatgatattaaatcaaataaaaaactatattgttaGTAAAATACGGGACTGTAAAATCCCGTCTACAACGATCCTAACTTGAAACAATTGAACTAgcattttaacaacattttagtCAGTTAACATATTATAAACAGTACAATGACCGGCAATCCTGGGGTTTGACCTTGatcatgtataaaaatgtaatgtacaaaataattaacttatcGATATTATCCAATATATTATGGCCTTTTGTAACTAACTCAAGCAAAATGCGGTATGCAGGCTGAGCAATCATGTACAGAAATCTCAGAAACGGACGTTGAGTGAGTGCCTCAGAGGTCAGGGATTGGACCGAacctattatttataattagtatgtAAACAGCTAGCTTAAAGTATTTAGATATGGAGAAAAAAACCATGTATGCAGTCAACATTACTCTAGTATTTTCTGGAAAATCATTGACTGATATTGAATTTACGAGTAATgaaatttattgtgaaatatttaatatttgaaaagacatttacattttaagataaatttaacatgttttgaGAGATTTgccatatatacattttaaagattaACTGATAAAATAGACACGTCCTGTTAAGTATCTTGATACACAAGTTGATGAATGTTTAAAGTGGAAAGTTCCTATTAATTCTGTCTGTAATATAATCGCTCCATCAAAGTATGTTGTATGTCTCAATatgcacaatttaaaaatcaatattttatgaaaataatctaTCACGCATTGATTGAGTCTCGTTGGAAGTTGGAGGATTTTTGGGGCTCTGGGTCTCGGGCTGTGTTAAAAAGTATTTGTGTTGCAGCAACGCGCAGTTTGGCTTATACAAAATCTGTTCTCTTTTTATATCTGTAAGcaaacattactttttcaaaatttaaaagtacacACGCAATAATGGATCAATAAACACATGGGTACAACATTAGAGCTGGTACAATAACAATGTGGGGgctggatttttttatttaccattaccattttaatttttaatttctttagaacGTAGATATAGAACCACGTTTCAAGACTAAATTAAAAGCACCCCTACTTTGTCGGGGACTCAGTACTTAGTTTCTCAGTAGATACTTAAAGTTACATCTCTGTTTATatgatatgttttgttttttgttatgtttacatAAGCTATATGATGATTGTATTATTCGATATGGATTAGTTATAGTTTTACTTGTATAGATTTGACTAGtcatgatttatttttgtattaattaaacataaaacaaatagtatgtaaattaatacattttgttacgTAACTGGCGTTGTGCCTCACAGCAATAAAAAGATTGAATAGCATAGAAAAAATCAAACAATAGACCATTTATATCCTCTTTGAATGCCATTCCAGTAAgatacaacaaatatataaagttGGTTCAGTTTAAGTTTACTGTAAAATAggatattgttttagtaaaaatctcAATTgtagacttttaaattaaatcattgaaactgaaaacataatattagtgTATGTTTGTGCTCGTATTTTTTCCAGGTTGAACACTTTGTAGACATCTACTTATGTATATTAGCCATTAAACTGTGGCTTCAGTTCTATTAAACTTTtgactacaaaaaatatatctttgaattgaaaaaattaattactttaagttCATCATCATTAGACTTTGTATTAATGCTGTatttcataatagtttttattacaatttgtctattatttatttaatatcgaCATGATATTTGCAAGAAGTTATACTTTCTATTTATTCTCTAACCaccatattttatttgttttaagtcaATTGTTAGTTAATACATGATAAAACGATACATTTCATTCTAAATACTTTGATTTTTTActtgcaataattatttttaaatatttatgatataagccgagttttttgacgtgacaacgtcttaaattaggttgcggctcggagtcactcatgaaaaagtgtaacgcccggtaacgttacgatgtccgtccagtgggtccgccgcacgggatccgcacgggataaagcagataactgtgggtccgccgcacgggataaagcagataactatgtttattcgtgaaaatgtggagtgcttagattcgtcatttacaacaactacaacaataaaggtaaataattgtacactgatatttcattatcgtaaactatgattgattgattaattgttagattgacacaaaagttgagaaactgagtttataggttatgtcatactattgacaaatgttgatagtgttaagtaaattattagtttaaatcactctgcaatcatcgtaattcagtcgattgagaagaaacagcgcgtattgctagtcaaacatttaaaataacaaattataacctctaacctgtcataacagtgcgaccaaacaaacgaactaaaccgaccaatcaccacgcgcggagttagaatttaaccgTGTTtagcaaaaatttcaaattccaattttagtaaatgttttattcaactttaccattttacaataacaaattttaattaatttcaaattatgtacaatgttttagtaaacaaaatatatttctatagttaaaatttgtgcaattcttattttcattcaattccttgttcctattgtgcaatttaataatattcatatcaataaatattctaccgagaaaaagacgttgtcacgtaaaatcttcgcccgtaaaaccgactttacaggcaaccataatttttttttttgtttccatgtaAGTACCAATGGTAAAttcttatttcaattatataaacaaaattaagttgaaattgtagattcaaaattgaaattcataCAACTCTACCTTCTTTAGTCCTGTCTTAATACTGAAATTAGAAAGTCCTGTCTTAAAACTTTAACGAAAATTTACAGAACACATTCGTCCAAAGTTGAAATGTCTAGAGCTAATACATCATCCCTGAGGTACACCGGTGTGACCGAGGCCGGAGATTTGCGGTCTCAACAGGCTCTCGGTTAGTGAATGTGCGGTTCCCTCGGCCACATATAGACTTATGTTGTAACAAGAGAGCAAACTCTGTTCATGTCGTACATGAAAACTACGTCTAACACGTCAAGGAAACCGTTATCCCCTGGTATTAtgatttacataataattttacataatatttgtaatccataattttaattcaaatcatTCATCTCTTGGTTCTACTACTTACGTATATACTTTTTTGACAACTTTTACATACAGAACTTTATGTTTTGTATatctgtttaattatttgttcagAATTTAATATCATAGAATTGtatcataaatacattttgaaagaaTATCTGTTATTAGTTCATTGGACGTTTTATCCCACGTACTACTCGTACTATCATtaacataagttttaaatataatcctAAACGtgcaataaactattattataatccTAATAAACAAGCACTACGTTTATCTTGTCTCACTATCCATAACTACTAAACTTTATGAGTCCAttagaattttaagtttttatgcctaaaaacccaaattatttctgaattgaatgttaaattaatgatatttgatTAGTTTGCAGTTACAAGTCCCTTTTTTCAGAAAAAACCCTCCATGTTGCTTGAGACAGAAATATTATTGAGACTGGAATCTCCTGCAAAGGCCTAGATGGTATATTTAGGGACATTCAcaaattttcagtaatatttctATTGAGGAAAACGTTGGATATTCATTCAAGttgattaaataacatttatttaagtttaaaaatgccTATATTGATGTTTAATGCATCAAGTGTATTTCTTCTCagaataaaaggtttttatgTGTAATTATCGTAAAAATTCAGCACTATATTATAGTAACGTGAAGTTTCTAAATTCTCTTTTCTGGCGAAATGATTGTTTTAGTAAAACTCTGTAGTGTTTAAAATACAGATATATGTATAGAACCGAGACATAGACTACATGTATTACAATGTCCAAtacttcaaattaataatttaagttgtacgttacacaaatataaatacgatgagaaaatagtaaatataaatttaataaaccaatCATTGATAATGATTTACATTTAGCCTTCGGTACCATCTGTCATGTCATTCGTGAGTACTTTTATAATTACTAGTAGACTACTTTCGTTATTACATGCCAAAGtatagcataaaaatattttaacaataattacagGACATTCAAAACACGTAATTGTTGACTCTTAGTCTTGGACAACCCTAATCGATAATTATAAGATACTAATAGTTACCCGCGGTTTTGCACGCAACTTCCAATATTAAAGGAActagttttctttgtaaaacatttatgatgtaatatgataaagCCTTATGGTGTTTTTCAAACGGAAACAGGCTCTGGTGTGACACTTTTAATTCAGCCTCAATGGTTAAGAGATGCAATTAGTTAATATAATGTTTGTTAGTTCCTATTTCAGGATTTGCGCGTGTAAGAATGTATTGCTAgttcgaataaattatatttaaaaaatcaattaggTTTGCCTGCCCTgatgccctgatcaagaaaatatacataaacaaagGTCTTGATACCCTGCTTTACCTATAAACATCAACTTCCagctgtttaaattcacttttagtCCAAGGTATTTCCAGTTATATAGATGAGTAGGTCTTTTTTGCCCCTAagataaggaaaatatatttcaacattgaCCAACTtcgataaaaaattacattttatactaaagaTTACTTTTGGACCGTGTAATTTACTTCAAGTCTAAGATAAGTTCAATGTCATAAGTTGAGTTTCCCTTGTGCCCTCATGCACGCAATTTTGTACGCTTTCCAAGTGTATCAGTGCTTCTAattcgaataaattatatttcttacatcAATGTAGATTTTGCCTTGTTTTGAAGGatgaagtttatatttatggctattttaatttattcccgtcttagtattttttttccatagttgatttttcctTGTTACTCGGTCAAGAAAAAAAACACACGCAAGTCTAAGAAGgctaatagtttcaaaatataactaaaatggGTTTTGTAACAgtcttttatttgtaataaaagttagtaCTGACTAGCACTGCGCACTTAGTATTTGCtagaatatacagttaaaagtacattattagTTACACCATTAATTTTGCTATCcgtatattttcttatttcgtACAGAGGTTGTAGAAAAGATTGATATAAAAAGTGTTGGTACTATTTAGCTTACTCTAATCtttcacattataaatgtaaaccaattgaaaaaaatcatggtaaaattaattaaaaatatggctATGCTGtcgtaaaacaatgtttacacagaacagatGATTACATTTGAAGGCAAAGTGaagtaaaacacatttaatttaacaagGTCTTTCAAATAATACCAGCATCTTGCAACTTTAAGGTCCACGATGGGATTTTTCGTTAAttagagaccagtgaggcgtagcccaGAAGGATTTTCAACATAAGAATAGACCTGTATTCAGACCAGAAATTCTAagtctgtatttaatattttagtacaattggttgaataatGTTCGtatgaaatcaaaataaataaactaagtcattttcgcatttgtaatatttttcgaATGCACTACACATGTACGGTTTGTCAACacatatataattagtattaaagttataatactaattataaagtaTGTACTTACTTTAGTATTGAACGTTTCAAAGcagcataaatataaaaatagtcatGCCATTTAAATGATTTCTAGTCACTCTGAGCAGCACAAATCTTTTTTGTAATGGGAATTTTCCGATATCGTGATATAAATAGAAGTTACaattcagtatttttatatagttactttattattttaaaaatctttacacaTCCAAATGTTACATAAATCAaagttgaatataatattttggagGACCGATGATAATACATTTGGTGTCATAACGTTataagtaatttagttttatttaaaactcacatTGCGCAAACTCTACCATGATTAGTGgacttaaattcaattaatagATTATTTATCAAGAAATAAATTCATATCATTGCCCACCACAATATCAGGACACTAATAACTGTGTAATTTGTTAAGTACacgagttttaaacattttactcaaACTATAAGTTTGAGGAATGCTCCAGGAAGACAAGCAGTCTTATCTGTTTCATGCATCAAACACTTTGCTTTAATGTGCTTTGGTGATGGACACTTGGGTTATTTTACCATAAATTTGCAACTAGATTGATTCCCAATGGAAATCAGCGCCTAAAATAAACGTTATAAGAGGGTAGTCCATCAGCAGATTGTTTTCACGAGATAAAGCACATATCCGTAGGAAATGTTTTATGCGTAATAAAATACTGCAGTTATGACGTCATTGATGTTTTCACAATCTTTGATTGTTGTATCGTGTCAGATTAATGTTAAGAGGGATAATGGAGATAAAATATACCATAAAGTGAACAATCGTCTAAGCCCAACAACATGTAGTATTCAATGTTTACAAAATCTTCAGTGAAGGAAATATAACTTGTATTAATATGGGTTCAATATTTCTGCATCTAAATAGAGGTAATTATGTCCTCAGAGTGTTTACAATGGGTAACGTTAAATACCCATGGGTAAACGGTATTGATTTGTTGCAGAAAGTAAATTgatataatgattattattaattactgagtttggtaaaattaaaattattagtttttaatcaaacacgcttttttaaaatattttaaaacgtattaacCTATTTAATCAATACTCCGagagatataaaacaaaaatctgtgTTTTATATCTGTTACAAAGGATAACATGTGGAtcagtaaataatgtttaacGTTCAGAATGGTTATTTTTAGATTGTTTGGAGTAACCTGTTTAAATTACAGTACATCTCAGGCATCTCCATGGGATAATCACTTCGGCTTGGTTAACATATCGTGCTTCGATATCGAATCAGGC
The Homalodisca vitripennis isolate AUS2020 chromosome 1, UT_GWSS_2.1, whole genome shotgun sequence DNA segment above includes these coding regions:
- the LOC124352945 gene encoding uncharacterized protein LOC124352945; this translates as MCCVQAERVFPASDSEESEEGPPRGPLTRTCPPPRDLPLWGGFLHDPPPCRHHMLPARRSFSSSIVAELSAVGPGPTLDSSCEFLVTWSSRSFMFFCNFYVANMC